In Procambarus clarkii isolate CNS0578487 chromosome 30, FALCON_Pclarkii_2.0, whole genome shotgun sequence, the DNA window ATTctactctccttcaacggcggcttcaacttgagaCTGATGCTGtgttgtcttgggccaccaatcgtgGCTTGGGTCTCTACaccagacttgtgctatgacttttactcggaagtatgTTGTTCTTCGTCCTCCCCTTGTTGCTTTTCATCATTCCCTCGTTTAGAAATAATCTGCAAAGCTTTtgaggttagtctttgacactcatttgtcatggtgccccatatctcttacctcagtTGAatactctaaggcccttaacctccttaaggttttgtcccatacttcttgggttaTGGATAGTCacgcgctcctctatttgcactttgttttttttttttgtttttttgagctcaactcgattatggttgttcTGCATGCTCTTCTGCTTcaactcttcgctgtcttgatcctttgcaccatactgggttgtctcggctctggtgcctttcattaAACTCCTACCTTCAGCTTGTACATTGACACTGGGGCCCTCCCTCTTTCTTTCTAGGGCCGCTGTGATTGCTACTttcttcgctatcttgtgcggtccttgTAACATCCttgctctcgcctctgtcgtgctttgatttttacccctcctgtggttcctctcCGCAACCTTCCTCTGTCTGTTTGCCTCGCTTAAAAGATTCTTTCGTCTCGtcttaccaatgtttctcctcgtattgttctgtCCTTGCCtctgtggagggtcccccttcccaagttttgtacttcCCTGACCTGCATCACTGAAGTTTTTACCCCCTTCTACAGTCCTGAAATTCCTTTTCCTTGCACTTCTTCTTTACACTTCGTTTCCATGTTCACAGATTGGTCTaggtctgctgacggtgtgggctactgttTTTCATGACCATACTTGTGTCGCctccctccggaggctagcatcttcacagcagaacttcatGCTATAttctctgctcttcgtctcctgctttctcattgtcaaccctcctttgtggtggtagtgctcTCTTGGCtttggggtcctttaatccagtcccccCAGTggtcattgatatttatcattggccgtttcttatctccagtaaatttaagtctgtAGTTTTACAGAGTTCccagccattttttttttattaaaagagTGTACGAATACTGCCACTACGGAaggtatccgcacttgtcccatttcCTGTAAAGGTATCCTGACTTTTactagttattcattcctcaatccttgcccattggcagggttgttggtcttctgttattggtaacaaactgcgaacTCTTAGAGTAGTATCCTCCTGGCctacctcctaccaccgtaaccagcagtggggaaacggctctggctaggttacataTTGGTCAAACACGTTTAACTTAATTGCATTGTTCCTTAGTCGTGCacattcttgttgaatgtcctgacttccaggacgagcgtatcttGCTTTCCGAACGTCCCTCATGGTCAATTGTACCTCGATAGAATACTTGGCGAatcatacttttgatattgtttgccttatgcgtttctgttctcgtattttcacccttggtgatatttagtgcctctgattattctgcacatttggtgGTGTTCCAtaaccttcctggtttggtgccttcctttgataattactCGATGGGATCATGTCGTGGGGAAAACGTTTCTAGTAAATCTACCAATATGTCtgtaggcttttttttttttttttttttttagcccaCCAGCCACATGCAGTGGTATATAAAGATGGTCGCTAGTTGTAATATTATGAAAGTCCAAATCTCGAGGAAAGAACTATTCAGTGTTCAAAAGTTCCTATCGTCCTGATGGATTGCTTCCTGTGATCTTGAACGTCTTGCTAAAAGTGGGGCTGCCCTGTTTTGTTCTAGGTCCTGTGGTAAGTTAGAAGGGAAACTTTAGTATGAAAGGTTCTCTACGTTAGGGAGGAGGGCACGTTAGGAGGACTGGCTGCTACagaatgggagggggggagggatgtatCCAGTAGATTTGAACCATccctttgaaattatgaattaaaCTCTTAAGTCCCTTGCTACGACTAAGGAGCGAGGTcagtagggtgggggggggggcggaggggaAATAGGCGACAAATAAATTTTAAAACAATAGGAATGTTCTTAAAGGTATTCTAATATTCGAAGCTAGGAACTGTTAAACTCGGATGTACGGGACAGGGGTCCTAAACATTTTTACCAAAGAGGTGACTTAAACCTTAACCAGGTACAAAAGGGCAGACGGTGAACTCTCCTCTTGTCTACGATAAGTTACCACTTGCGTATATATCACTACATGTCTACGTAATTACATCTAAATCCTGGGCCATGGCAATAAGAACTAAGGTGGTAATAGGTCTTAAGTTTACAGTAAACTATGCAGATCAACATCGTAAGTTCTCTTCCACGTGATTAATGGGCGATTTCTTTTTTCCAGCACAAGACGTGTCTATTCATTCCTTTCATGGTAATGCTGCTTCTCCAGATCATTATGCACATGGTCTTGGGCTTGGGTCTGCTTGCCATGGCCGGCATTAAACAATACTGGACACAAATGTTTGTCTTTGGGGTAATTTTTACCCTCTACATATTTTTAGAGACTTTTCTTCTCCTGGTCGTCCGTGCACACTACTTGGAGGTGAGTTGGTTGTTGGGTTACTGTATCTTGAGCAAACGGTTTTGTCTTGATATAAGAATTACCAAATGTTTCTTGCATTTGACTTTTCTCTCTACAGGAATAATTAGCAATACTATAACTTTATTCCGTAACTTAATAAATTTATTAGTACTAGTCTTTGTTCTACTACAAACGTAACTATTTTGACCCTGAGCAATAGTTGCCGAGGTGTACGAACTTCCCTAGTTGGTTAGTTTTAACTTTAAATATTTAAAGTAACTTTATTTGACATTTGTTTTAATGACTAATTACAGGTAAGGCGTTCACAGATGCTGGAGTGTTTAGTGACGGAGAAACGCATCATTAACGCATTTGAAATGATCAGACGGTTTTAAACTTGTATTGACAGCCATGCTACTGTATGGATACAAAAGTTACTGTATATGACTTTGAAAAAATGTAAGACAAAACTCTGACGTCAGAGTGAAAGCTTCATTACTTGGTGTAATGAGACTAATCTTGTACAACTAAGTCTGTTTGCTTCCTAGTATACTTATTAGTGCTACAAATTTTTCTTTTATGCAGAAAGTTTATTAAACTATACTTATAAACTTTCTTAGTTCTATGGCTTTTAAAGTAAACCCATAACCATACACGTTCTTGTGTAACACTCAACATGGAACTTTTAGCTGCATTATGGTGTCCTAGATTTTTTTAATGTATAAATCCttctaataataaaaatataaataaaacgaAGTTTCAAACTGCCTTCAGTATTGTAAGATTGAATCTGCTAATGTACTTCAGATTGAATTTAGGTTCAGACGGTAATACTTAGTGCTGACATTAAATTTGCTGGTAGGTGGACGGCTAGAGTCCCAAACTTTAAAGTGGACTTCCAACGGTAGAAAAGTCGATGTTTGCCACTTATTTTGCCCTTTCATTTTGTCGCCTTGTACGTAAGCCCCCTTCGCTATTTAGACTCCCTAGGGCTGGTGACAGTTCAAGTTTGTTTGATAgaaaagctactctatccttcaaTGATTTTAAGTAATTATTAGAAGGCGCCAAACTGAAGGACCGGGGGGTGGGGGCTGGCAATCAAATATGCAGAATAATCGTGGGGGTGCTAAATATCAAAGGTTGCTAATTAGAGACCGTTTGCCCTGTATGTTACCAAAAGTATCAGATTTGCAAAGAATTCTACAAAGGGAGAATTGACTGCAAGGAACAGTCGGAAAGACACACTTGTCCTGGAAgtcgggacattcaacaaggatgtgtaagagggacaatgcaattcgcacaataaggagcagggcagtgcTCCATCGAGTGATTGTATAGTCAAtatgtaacctagccagagcagtttcccaccgccggttagtgGTAGGAGGAAGGGCACGGGGAGAACACTATTCTTGAgagcccccctccccatccggcccgttggcgtcgtgagggggcttggtggacggctgccggagtgatgctccgttgggcagtcctctgtccttttctagccttgtgctcctgctgccgtcctctccaattctgctgggcaccttttccttttcct includes these proteins:
- the LOC123765629 gene encoding lysosomal-associated transmembrane protein 4B, with protein sequence MLWEPKHCCCFKVKTGSLILGVFLLIGSLVYIGIDATTLADGSILNIVHSYCDDLDGSGKCDLFIKLAEGSVISGLVIGVCEVLVCSMLIYGILKHKTCLFIPFMVMLLLQIIMHMVLGLGLLAMAGIKQYWTQMFVFGVIFTLYIFLETFLLLVVRAHYLEVRRSQMLECLVTEKRIINAFEMIRRF